In the Uranotaenia lowii strain MFRU-FL chromosome 1, ASM2978415v1, whole genome shotgun sequence genome, aacaataaagcgggacatgtcccgcttttgcgggacggatggtaaccctaagcttaccagataacTTCAGTATCGTACAAGGAGTTTTCTTCTCGTAGCTTGAATGCTACAATTTCCTGGATTACATTTGGAACCGTTTGAAACGACTGCTAAAGGATTTCGAAGAGCGTTCTAGCACTGaggaaaaatttgtcaaataagCAATAggatacaaatttttatttgtgtcAGAATGGTACATTTCGTGCCCGGGCAGCACTTGTTACTGTGTGGTGGCACGAATGGATGTATGGGTGTATCGACACATCCAACCTTGGCATTAAATGCTACATTTCTAAACTAGCATGTTGTAGAAAGCTAAATATTTCGTAACGTTTACGAAATTACTGGATCTATTTTCTGTTGCGCCGCCATTTATTAATATTCCTAGCAGCATCTTTTGATTTCTATCAAATATATAAAGAGCACATCCCGAATAGAGATAAGTGTCTGTTTCGTTGAGATAGTAtgcagaaaacagtttttttcgtGAGAGTTCTTCAATGCtgtcataaatttcaaaaatgtgagCAGCGAATGCCTTCTTTTTAGAGTCTTCACCTAAATGTTCAGAACCCAAAGATAAATTCCAAGTTGCTATGTatccagttttcgaaaaaatgtcCTCTTGTGATGTGTCGCCCATCCATAGACCAATTGGCTGAACGTAATCGTCAAACACTATTTCAGAGCTAAGCTGTAACATTGCAAAAGAATCATCGTGTACAATCACCTTGCTGACATTGAACTGTTGACTGTACTTGGCTATTCCATAACGCGAAACTGTCATTCTCATTTTTACCACCAAATCACCTGGTGTATCGGATACGCACTCACCTGAAGTGATCACGAAGTTTTCTGATATAATAGCAATGTCACACAAAAAAAAGCCATTTTTATCAAGAAGTGATCCTTCGAACGGCCAGTTGTATACGATTTCCTCTTCGGTGCTCCCTTCGGGTTTCAATATTTGACTACCCTTCGTATACGTTTGTATAAAAAAGGATGCTATTAAAACACAAACAAgattaatatatttttgattcgACCCATAGAGAACAAGCCAAGTGATTACTTACAGTTTTATTCCTTCAGTTGAATGCCAGTTATATTCCTGATCCAAGGGATGTAATCCGTAACGTTCGTAAAACCGGCATAGCTATCCGTGGAGCAATAGTTGGAATGGTCTTCCCGTTTTTTAATGAAAGAGATAATTCCCTGCAGGTGCCAGCTTTTGTCATGCTTGACGAAAAATCCACCCCCACTATACCCATTGCAGACTGTAGTTCCATTATTGTACCCAGCGCAGAACATTCCATAATCAAGCGTATGCCCGAAATAGTCTCGGTCACTGATAAGACAGTTCAAGGTATCGATAACTGGAAGAGCCACTTTCTTAAGGATCGGCGAAATTTCGTCATCCTCTGCCAGACCCCATCCGATGGCGGTTCCTTGAGAGATTGCCGATTCCATGCTCAAACATGCCGGAAGAATGTAGTTTGTAAACCGAACAACCTCGGCTAGTTCCAAAATGGCAATATCATTCTGTAAACGTCTGCTACTGAAGTTTTCATAATAATGTATCTTTTGAACTGGGAACTGCCTGGTGTCTTTGTTAATGACGTCCAATTGATAAAATCCTAGTCGTACGAAGATTCTTTTCACATCTAAACGCTGGTTAGAGTCAACATTAAATGTACAGTGCGCAGCCGTTAACACAAATTCTTCACTAATTAAAGTTCCACCACAGGCATATCGTTCACAATTTCTATCTTTATGATATATGGCTGCATGCCAGGGCCAATCGCCAC is a window encoding:
- the LOC129748580 gene encoding coagulation factor XI-like; translated protein: MILVCILTSFLLSSSTAEQFPCGEPKVFHRLTIKGDFSVNRGDWPWHAAIYHKDRNCERYACGGTLISEEFVLTAAHCTFNVDSNQRLDVKRIFVRLGFYQLDVINKDTRQFPVQKIHYYENFSSRRLQNDIAILELAEVVRFTNYILPACLSMESAISQGTAIGWGLAEDDEISPILKKVALPVIDTLNCLISDRDYFGHTLDYGMFCAGYNNGTTVCNGYSGGGFFVKHDKSWHLQGIISFIKKREDHSNYCSTDSYAGFTNVTDYIPWIRNITGIQLKE